In Gopherus flavomarginatus isolate rGopFla2 chromosome 5, rGopFla2.mat.asm, whole genome shotgun sequence, one DNA window encodes the following:
- the DEPDC7 gene encoding DEP domain-containing protein 7, producing the protein MAGVREKAAALNLCAVYSPANKPPGFSLAQKPFGATYVWSSIINALQTQVEVKKRRQNLKCYNNCFIGSDAVDVIFAHLLQNKYFGDVDISRAKVVRVCQALMDYKVFEAVSTRVFGKDKRSVFEDSSCSLYRLTNVPSPEDSPFEKAYGHCTPQRLEKMAFNPPPVKSESLEDLWENLSLKPANAPEVNLSASLSRQVINEVWQEQTIARLLQLVDLPLLDSLLEHQGVRSKLPQAKKEAGYIITSNYIDREILKAFSDSQADEWLSAAIDCLEYLPDQMVVDISRNLPSQPDKADTWKLLLFDTIGRYYSQKKEPLLSHASDIHTGIAELLVNGKTEQALEAIQLYLKLLDSQTREEFRRLLYFMAIAAHHSEFKLQKESENRMVVKRTFSKAIVNNKTVSKGKTDLLILFLVDQQKDVLKIPATLHKMVSDKLMAVQQGQDPSKDIGYTFCQKLDQSEYHYSVQKTTKAELLSLLKTIDEDTKISAKERKKLLGQFHSSNPTIFMQYFGDRVTNMCV; encoded by the exons ATGGCCGGCGTGCGGGAGAAGGCGGCAGCTTTGAATCTCTGCGCTGTGTACAGCCCGGCTAACAAGCCCCCGG GTTTCAGCTTAGCACAAAAGCCTTTTGGAGCAACATATGTATGGAGCAGCATCATCAATGCACTTCAGACTCAAGTGGAAGTGAAAAAGCGGCGACAGAACCTGAAATGCTATAATAACTGTTTTATTGGCTCTGATGCAGTGGATGTCATCTTTGCTCACCTCCTCCAGAACAAATATTTTGGGGATGTAGATATTTCCCGTGCTAAAGTAGTGCGAGTGTGTCAAGCACTGATGGATTACAAAGTGTTTGAGGCAGTTTCAACTAGAGTCTTTGGAAAAGACAAACGGTCTGTGTTTGAAGATAGTAGCTGCAGCCTCTATAGATTGACAAATGTACCTAGCCCAGAAGACAGTCCGTTTGAAAAAGCATACGGGCATTGTACCCCTCAAAG aCTTGAGAAAATGGCATTTAATCCTCCTCCAGTCAAATCAGAAAGCTTAGAAGATCTCTGGGAAAACTTGAGTCTAAAACCTGCTAACGCTCCCGAAGTAAACCTCTCTGCAAGTTTGTCTCGTCAAG TTATTAATGAAGTATGGCAAGAACAAACAATTGCTCGTCTGCTGCAGCTTGTGGACCTTCCACTTCTTGACTCTTTACTTGAACATCAAGGGGTTAGGTCCAAGCTTCCCCAAGCCAAGAAGGAGGCGGGATACATCATCACAAGCAACTACATAGACAGAGAAATTCTCAAGGCTTTCAGTGACTCTCA GGCTGATGAATGGCTCTCTGCAGCAATAGATTGCTTGGAGTATCTTCCAGATCAAATGGTGGTGGATATAAGCAGAAATTTGCCTAGTCAACCTGATAAAGCAGACACATGGAAACTACTGCTGTTTGATACCATTGGTAGATATTACAGCCAAAAGAAGGAGCCACTGTTAAGCCATGCATCTGACATCCACACAGGAATTGCAGAGCTGTTGG tgAATGGAAAAACAGAACAGGCTTTAGAAGCAATTCAGCTCTACTTGAAGCTTTTGGATAGTCAAACTAGAGAGGAGTTTAGGAGGCTGTTGTACTTCATGGCTATTGCAGCACATCATTCTGAGTTCAAGTTGCAGAAAGAG AGTGAAAACAGGATGGTTGTAAAAAGAACATTCTCTAAAGCTATTGTCAACAATAAAACTGTATCCAAAGGAAAAACTGACCTCCTAATTTTATTCTTGGTGGACCAGCAAAAAGACGTTTTAAAG ATCCCAGCAACATTACATAAAATGGTTAGTGATAAGCTGATGGCTGTACAACAAGGACAAGATCCTAGTAAGGATATAG GCTACACCTTCTGCCAGAAACTTGATCAAAGTGAATATCACTACAGTGTACAGAAGACCACAAAAGCTGAGCTGTTATCTTTGCTCAAAACTATTGATGAAGACACAAAAATCTCTGCCAAGGAGAGAAAGAAACTGCTAGGTCAATTTCACAGTAGCAATCCAACTATTTTCATGCAATATTTTGGTGACAGAGTTACTAatatgtgtgtgtaa